The Enteractinococcus fodinae genome has a segment encoding these proteins:
- a CDS encoding polyphosphate polymerase domain-containing protein, producing MNHTVIKPPTPSQSRLALEAAVSDRTTIALADVVENAALQTRVDKKFLLTPEQFANFTARLGPEFSVMQIDGLRTFRYRSTYFDTADFEQYRAHRQGRRRRYKVRSRTYVDSELCMFEIKTKGRRGATIKHRREQSIDQAHELTPQNVEFTAQVLATEYGEQVPELHPVMHNAYRRATFVNAVNGERVTCDVELQYSNTATAVHGPDMVIVETKSADGQGAADRALADLGIRPVSMSKYCLGVAALHPELPANKWSRLLTRHDWVRAA from the coding sequence ATGAACCACACCGTTATCAAACCTCCAACGCCCAGTCAGTCCCGGCTCGCTCTGGAGGCCGCGGTGTCTGACCGCACCACCATCGCGCTCGCCGACGTGGTCGAGAATGCGGCGCTGCAGACCCGGGTGGATAAGAAGTTCCTGCTCACCCCCGAACAGTTTGCGAACTTCACTGCCAGGCTGGGGCCAGAGTTTTCGGTCATGCAGATCGATGGGCTGCGCACGTTTCGTTACCGGTCGACCTACTTTGATACCGCAGACTTCGAGCAATACCGCGCCCACCGGCAAGGACGCCGTCGTCGGTATAAGGTCCGGTCGCGCACCTACGTGGATTCGGAGCTGTGTATGTTCGAGATCAAAACGAAAGGGCGACGTGGGGCAACGATCAAACACCGTCGTGAACAGTCGATAGACCAGGCCCACGAATTGACCCCGCAGAACGTCGAGTTCACCGCCCAGGTCCTCGCCACCGAATACGGGGAGCAGGTGCCCGAACTGCACCCGGTGATGCATAATGCGTATCGGCGTGCCACCTTCGTCAACGCGGTCAATGGGGAACGGGTGACCTGCGACGTCGAACTGCAGTACTCCAATACTGCAACAGCGGTGCACGGACCCGACATGGTGATCGTGGAAACGAAATCAGCCGATGGGCAAGGTGCAGCTGATCGGGCGCTCGCAGATCTCGGCATCCGGCCCGTGAGTATGTCCAAGTACTGTTTGGGGGTGGCCGCCTTGCATCCTGAGCTGCCGGCCAATAAGTGGTCCAGGCTGCTGACCCGCCACGACTGGGTTCGCGCGGCCTAG
- a CDS encoding competence protein CoiA family protein has protein sequence MTTASRPRRSGLRIVLTLVMTVAIIGGLAYFGPGLFRSMQNSEGPFHVFSECTVNADETIGLDRDEAQRAISAVALAARGLDTPDTSDIDDRVLEQLAEGPSDDAGPSLSCQGEAEADLPAQEPTETGLTPRAERVREAITEVFGEVPMGGFAPGGVEEGHMPGSAHYDGRAIDVFFRPVTEEHRREGWILAQWLVAHANELHIEYVIFDDLVWSVHSTRGQWADYDAPDPDNEILRHLDHVHVDVLAGE, from the coding sequence ATGACCACAGCTTCCCGCCCGCGCCGCAGCGGTCTCCGCATTGTCCTTACTCTTGTGATGACCGTGGCAATTATCGGAGGGTTGGCTTACTTCGGGCCGGGTCTATTCCGCAGCATGCAAAACAGCGAAGGCCCGTTCCACGTGTTTTCGGAATGCACCGTGAACGCCGACGAAACCATCGGGCTGGATCGAGACGAAGCGCAACGCGCCATCTCAGCGGTGGCATTGGCGGCCCGTGGCCTCGACACTCCAGATACCTCGGATATCGACGACAGGGTGTTAGAACAGTTGGCCGAGGGGCCCTCCGACGATGCCGGCCCAAGCTTGAGTTGCCAGGGAGAGGCCGAGGCTGACCTGCCAGCTCAAGAGCCGACCGAAACAGGCCTGACCCCACGCGCCGAGCGCGTCCGCGAAGCGATCACTGAGGTATTCGGCGAGGTGCCGATGGGCGGGTTTGCACCCGGTGGCGTGGAGGAAGGGCATATGCCGGGCTCCGCCCACTACGACGGTCGCGCCATCGACGTCTTCTTTCGTCCGGTCACCGAAGAGCATCGTCGCGAGGGTTGGATATTGGCCCAATGGCTCGTGGCCCACGCGAATGAACTCCACATCGAGTACGTGATTTTCGACGACCTGGTCTGGAGTGTCCACAGCACCCGCGGACAGTGGGCAGACTATGACGCCCCGGACCCTGACAATGAGATTCTGCGCCATCTCGACCACGTACACGTTGATGTGCTGGCTGGCGAGTGA
- a CDS encoding xanthine dehydrogenase small subunit: protein MSAKTFRSTVQVSVNGETRDFDGPPHSNALDFLRAQGLTAAKEGCAEGECGACAIMVARPDADGTTRWTSVNSCLVPAASLDGQEVVTAEGLANGRVHPVQQEMAERGGSQCGYCTPGFICSMAAEFYRPERAEDAEEGCSSCGPNGFDPHSLSGNLCRCTGYRPIIDAAYALDQPASDDALAARREQPAPAPVATDYSAADTASGKTGRYRRPATLAETLEILAAEPATQLVSGATDFGVEVNLKHVRAKSVLAIDRLPELRGVQRTPAHIELGAAHTLSELERELDGEIPLLGKLFPQFASRLIRNAATIGGNLGTGSPIGDTPPALLALDAKLVLSSVRGQRVVDIADYFTGYRQTVAEPDELISAIRIPLPLAPLTSFQKIAKRRFDDISSVAIGYAIAVENDIIQHARLGLGGVAATPIRAYSTEAELEGAKFSLETFRAAAEVMATEGTPMDDHRASSKYRIAMLRSSLERFYAQQVGLNHDAGDLKGANR, encoded by the coding sequence ATGTCTGCGAAGACATTTCGCTCGACAGTACAAGTATCTGTCAATGGGGAAACCCGCGATTTTGACGGCCCACCACACTCAAATGCCCTCGATTTTTTGCGCGCGCAAGGGCTCACAGCAGCCAAAGAAGGCTGCGCCGAGGGCGAGTGCGGTGCCTGCGCAATCATGGTTGCGCGACCTGACGCCGATGGCACCACCCGGTGGACGTCGGTCAACTCATGCCTAGTTCCCGCCGCGTCACTCGATGGCCAAGAAGTTGTCACCGCAGAAGGGCTAGCCAACGGCCGGGTGCACCCGGTACAACAAGAGATGGCCGAACGGGGCGGTTCGCAGTGCGGGTATTGCACCCCCGGTTTTATCTGCTCGATGGCCGCCGAGTTCTATCGCCCAGAACGCGCCGAAGACGCCGAAGAAGGTTGCAGTAGCTGCGGCCCAAATGGCTTTGATCCGCATTCATTGTCAGGCAACTTGTGCCGCTGTACTGGCTACCGGCCAATTATTGACGCCGCCTATGCCCTCGACCAGCCCGCAAGCGATGATGCACTCGCTGCGCGCCGCGAGCAACCAGCTCCTGCTCCTGTCGCAACAGACTACTCCGCCGCCGATACTGCAAGCGGAAAGACGGGCCGCTATCGCCGTCCTGCCACGCTGGCTGAAACGTTGGAGATCCTAGCGGCCGAACCTGCAACCCAGCTCGTCTCGGGGGCTACCGATTTCGGTGTGGAGGTCAATCTCAAACACGTTCGGGCTAAATCCGTGCTCGCGATCGACCGGCTGCCAGAATTGCGCGGGGTTCAACGAACACCTGCACATATTGAGCTCGGTGCGGCACATACCCTGTCCGAACTGGAACGCGAACTCGATGGCGAAATTCCCTTGCTCGGCAAGCTCTTCCCGCAATTCGCCTCACGACTCATCCGCAACGCAGCGACTATTGGCGGAAACCTCGGCACGGGCTCGCCGATCGGGGATACTCCACCAGCCCTACTCGCGCTTGACGCCAAGCTCGTGCTGAGCTCCGTCCGAGGCCAACGGGTCGTCGACATCGCCGATTATTTCACCGGTTATCGACAGACCGTGGCCGAACCCGATGAACTCATCAGCGCGATCCGTATTCCGCTACCGTTGGCGCCGCTGACGTCGTTCCAGAAGATTGCGAAACGCCGGTTCGACGATATTTCTTCGGTTGCGATCGGTTATGCGATCGCCGTCGAAAACGACATCATTCAACATGCGCGCCTCGGCCTGGGTGGTGTGGCAGCCACCCCGATACGCGCCTATAGTACCGAAGCCGAGCTCGAAGGGGCCAAATTTAGCCTAGAAACTTTCCGAGCAGCCGCAGAGGTCATGGCTACCGAGGGGACTCCCATGGACGATCACCGGGCTAGTTCTAAATACCGGATCGCGATGCTGCGTTCCTCATTGGAGCGGTTCTACGCTCAGCAGGTGGGCTTAAATCACGACGCCGGCGACCTGAAAGGGGCAAACCGATGA
- a CDS encoding cupin domain-containing protein: MAATPRPQVTELEQGEVFETKRMEAIEGVQWPPHKASHESVLVVTEGRLTVEYPDAQPVVQAGESIVIPADTWHEIVPDPAFSAIHIMPKGIRFTFSA; the protein is encoded by the coding sequence ATGGCAGCAACTCCGCGACCGCAGGTAACCGAGCTTGAACAAGGCGAAGTGTTCGAGACCAAACGCATGGAAGCAATCGAGGGGGTGCAATGGCCTCCGCATAAAGCATCACATGAATCGGTGCTGGTGGTGACCGAAGGCCGACTCACCGTGGAATACCCCGATGCTCAACCGGTGGTACAGGCCGGCGAGAGCATCGTCATTCCGGCGGATACCTGGCACGAGATTGTCCCCGACCCAGCCTTTAGCGCGATTCACATCATGCCCAAAGGCATCCGGTTTACTTTTTCTGCCTGA
- a CDS encoding DUF4956 domain-containing protein, protein MLALWIGLVANVLGMTVLVYLVYFRRHFRRDLALAYIALSMGIFAVTLLLSESEAGLGLGLGLFGILSIIRLRSDTLTQEEVAYYFISLAIGLINGLHPDPAWVSPTITALLVAVMYVADHHWVGARTQRQTVTLDRAYPSEDQRIEALEDLLNAKVLRTVVLELDMVRDLTIVDVRYKTNPPTEPTVHQPTSWAGPITAEQTVSVPQPAEQFTGGRR, encoded by the coding sequence ATGTTGGCGTTGTGGATCGGCCTGGTGGCCAATGTTCTTGGGATGACCGTCCTGGTGTATCTGGTGTATTTTCGTCGGCACTTCCGGCGCGACTTGGCGCTAGCGTATATCGCCTTGAGCATGGGGATCTTCGCCGTGACCCTGCTGTTGTCCGAATCCGAAGCGGGCTTGGGGCTAGGCCTTGGACTCTTTGGGATCCTGTCGATCATCCGACTGCGTTCGGACACATTGACCCAAGAAGAGGTCGCTTACTATTTCATCTCACTGGCGATCGGGCTGATCAACGGGTTGCACCCGGATCCAGCGTGGGTCTCGCCCACGATCACCGCGTTGCTCGTTGCCGTCATGTACGTGGCGGACCATCACTGGGTCGGGGCTCGGACGCAACGCCAAACGGTCACCTTGGATCGCGCCTACCCCTCGGAAGACCAGCGCATCGAGGCCCTGGAAGACCTGCTGAATGCCAAGGTCCTGCGCACCGTGGTACTGGAATTAGATATGGTGCGAGACCTGACCATCGTCGACGTCCGGTACAAGACCAACCCGCCCACCGAACCCACCGTCCACCAACCAACATCCTGGGCTGGCCCCATCACAGCTGAACAGACCGTCAGCGTGCCACAACCCGCGGAACAGTTCACCGGAGGTCGGCGATGA
- a CDS encoding NCS2 family permease, with amino-acid sequence MNAINTDQLQDTRNPKRRFSGLDKFFEITARGSSIKQEIRGGIVAFVAMAYIVVLNPLILGGSADVTGTSLDSAQLTAVTGLVAGVTTILFGAVARLPFALAAGLGMNSFLAVSVVQDVTWPEAMGLTMINGVIIVVLGATGIRTAIFHAVPHALKVAITVGIGLFIAFIGFVNSGFVTATEAGPPVQLGQNGSISSLPTLVFILALVLIGTLVARGVPGGILIGIVVATVIAIIVQAFANLGTVGDPQNPDPAGWNLAQPQLPDQIVALPDFALVGAFDLFGAFERIGLLAATMLVFTLVFTNFFDAMGTMTGLARNAGLQNADGTFPRIRQAFVVEGVGAIAGGGASASSNTVFVDAAAGIAEGARTGLAAIVTGVLFLASMFFSPLIGVIPMEAGAAALVVVGAMMVTSIRDIDMSDFRVSLPVFLTMVTMPLTYSIANGIGVGFISWAVIHVLSKRGRDVHWLLWVVSLGFVLYFVREPISTMLGA; translated from the coding sequence ATGAACGCGATAAACACTGACCAGCTACAAGACACTCGAAACCCTAAACGGCGATTTAGCGGCCTCGATAAGTTTTTCGAGATCACCGCGCGAGGTTCATCAATCAAGCAAGAAATCCGCGGGGGCATCGTAGCGTTTGTCGCAATGGCATACATTGTCGTCCTCAACCCCTTGATTCTTGGCGGCTCGGCCGATGTGACGGGCACCAGCCTGGATTCAGCACAGCTGACAGCGGTCACCGGCCTCGTAGCCGGGGTAACCACCATCCTATTTGGCGCGGTGGCTCGGTTACCCTTCGCCCTTGCCGCAGGCCTGGGGATGAATAGCTTCCTCGCTGTCTCCGTGGTACAAGATGTGACTTGGCCCGAAGCTATGGGACTGACCATGATCAATGGTGTCATCATCGTCGTCCTAGGGGCTACCGGCATCCGGACAGCGATCTTTCACGCTGTTCCCCATGCTCTGAAAGTCGCGATCACGGTAGGCATCGGGTTATTCATCGCCTTCATCGGGTTTGTCAACTCTGGTTTTGTGACGGCCACCGAGGCAGGACCACCAGTGCAGTTAGGGCAAAACGGTTCCATCAGCTCGCTCCCTACCCTCGTGTTCATTCTGGCACTCGTGCTTATCGGCACCCTGGTAGCTCGCGGAGTCCCCGGTGGCATCCTCATTGGCATCGTCGTTGCGACCGTGATCGCGATTATCGTTCAAGCCTTTGCCAATCTGGGTACAGTTGGTGACCCACAAAACCCAGACCCAGCCGGCTGGAACCTTGCACAACCACAGCTACCCGACCAGATCGTGGCACTTCCCGACTTCGCGCTTGTCGGTGCTTTCGACCTCTTCGGAGCCTTCGAACGCATCGGGCTGCTGGCTGCCACGATGCTCGTATTCACGCTAGTCTTCACGAACTTCTTCGACGCAATGGGCACCATGACAGGACTGGCCCGCAACGCAGGACTCCAAAACGCAGACGGCACATTCCCGCGCATTCGCCAAGCTTTTGTGGTTGAAGGTGTAGGAGCCATCGCCGGTGGTGGCGCGTCGGCATCATCGAATACCGTCTTCGTCGACGCCGCCGCAGGCATCGCTGAGGGGGCACGAACTGGGCTGGCAGCCATTGTCACTGGCGTACTGTTTCTGGCCTCAATGTTCTTTTCACCCCTAATTGGCGTGATCCCTATGGAAGCCGGGGCTGCAGCGCTCGTGGTGGTGGGCGCCATGATGGTCACCTCGATCCGAGATATCGACATGAGTGACTTCCGGGTTTCCCTGCCGGTCTTCCTCACCATGGTCACGATGCCGCTAACCTATTCCATCGCAAACGGCATCGGTGTCGGATTCATCTCATGGGCTGTCATTCACGTGCTGAGCAAACGGGGGCGCGACGTGCACTGGTTGCTGTGGGTCGTCTCACTCGGCTTTGTCTTATACTTTGTCCGCGAACCGATATCGACTATGTTGGGGGCATGA
- a CDS encoding sensor histidine kinase, producing MTTTNAPQRAAGSRVPVRVRLLTGMMLLAGLTLLIAGAVNYLVERKNLATTLDEALARDVEEVRVLADTGIDPESQQHFTNAADLMYIAMQYNQLSETQSMLGMQDGEIVWSAPENVSLRLEDDPEFVSWAASLNPDSVYLTTVDTAHTTYRAAVIPINLAEDTTPGVFIEAFDATAEHRALQVSLVIFTAAGAGALLLGGIIAWLLVGRVLQPVRALQETAQRITEQDLDTRIQARGHDEFAELTETINEMLDRLQQALEQQKQLLNDVGHELRTPITIVRGHLELMDANDPNDVNDTRDIGLDELQRMSLLVNDLVVLAQSNRTDFIRPAPVDIAALMRDIGAKAAALGHRNWQLKANAEGTVDIDASRITQAMLQLCANAVKFSEPGTPVELGSAIRENHNGTTELFLWVSDAGIGIDPEDQQVIFKRFGRAGNGERTQGSGLGLNIVAAIASAHGGDIRVESAPGAGSIFILNIPLHPGSNAPEVTNMLEPSPGQEAAQ from the coding sequence CTTCTAATTGCCGGGGCGGTGAACTATCTGGTCGAACGCAAAAACCTCGCGACGACCTTAGATGAGGCACTCGCGCGGGACGTCGAAGAGGTCCGTGTGCTGGCAGATACCGGGATCGATCCGGAGAGTCAACAGCACTTCACTAATGCTGCAGATCTGATGTACATAGCAATGCAGTACAACCAACTATCTGAGACGCAAAGTATGTTGGGGATGCAGGACGGGGAGATCGTGTGGAGTGCGCCAGAAAACGTTTCGCTGCGCCTCGAAGACGACCCCGAATTTGTCAGCTGGGCTGCGAGCCTGAACCCTGATTCCGTATATCTCACGACCGTGGATACCGCACACACCACTTACCGCGCCGCAGTGATTCCGATCAACTTGGCAGAAGACACTACGCCGGGCGTGTTTATCGAAGCCTTCGATGCAACAGCCGAACACCGTGCGTTGCAAGTGTCGCTGGTGATTTTCACGGCCGCTGGTGCCGGGGCACTGCTGCTCGGTGGCATCATTGCGTGGCTGCTTGTTGGGCGGGTGCTGCAGCCGGTTCGTGCGCTACAAGAAACCGCACAGCGCATTACCGAACAAGATCTCGACACCCGCATTCAAGCCCGCGGGCACGACGAATTCGCGGAACTGACCGAAACCATCAATGAGATGCTCGACCGGTTGCAACAGGCCCTGGAACAACAAAAACAGCTGCTCAATGATGTCGGCCACGAGCTGCGCACGCCGATCACGATTGTCCGTGGGCACCTGGAGCTCATGGATGCCAACGATCCAAACGACGTCAACGACACCCGCGACATCGGGCTCGACGAGTTGCAGCGGATGTCACTGTTAGTCAACGACCTGGTAGTCCTGGCACAATCCAACCGGACTGATTTCATCCGCCCGGCGCCCGTGGATATCGCCGCACTCATGCGCGACATCGGAGCCAAAGCCGCAGCGCTGGGGCATCGCAACTGGCAGCTCAAAGCCAACGCCGAGGGCACCGTCGACATTGATGCTTCCCGAATCACCCAGGCCATGCTGCAGTTATGCGCCAACGCGGTGAAGTTCTCTGAACCCGGCACACCGGTGGAGCTGGGCAGCGCGATCCGGGAAAACCACAACGGAACCACCGAATTATTTTTGTGGGTTTCTGATGCTGGCATCGGGATCGATCCGGAAGACCAGCAGGTCATTTTCAAACGTTTCGGTCGGGCAGGCAACGGCGAACGGACCCAGGGGTCCGGACTGGGGCTGAATATCGTCGCCGCCATCGCCAGCGCACACGGCGGTGACATCCGCGTGGAATCCGCCCCGGGCGCGGGCTCGATCTTCATTCTCAACATCCCATTGCACCCCGGCAGTAATGCACCCGAGGTAACGAATATGCTGGAACCATCCCCAGGTCAGGAGGCCGCCCAATGA
- a CDS encoding DUF2267 domain-containing protein: protein MQMTEMIDVVQQRAGIDSNETAKETLQAVAETLAERDLDGAHDNFAAQLPEEIAPVITQGDKSSREKFDADEFVNRVGKRLGTSQKDTQARTHAALSTLAEAVSDGEQLDLLSALPKDLSPYAVWKANAKPS from the coding sequence ATGCAAATGACAGAAATGATCGACGTCGTACAACAACGAGCAGGTATCGATTCAAACGAGACCGCCAAGGAAACCTTGCAGGCAGTTGCCGAGACTCTGGCCGAACGTGATCTGGACGGAGCGCATGATAACTTCGCCGCGCAGCTGCCCGAAGAGATCGCTCCCGTCATCACACAGGGTGATAAAAGCAGCCGCGAGAAATTTGACGCTGACGAGTTCGTCAACCGGGTCGGGAAACGACTGGGCACCTCCCAGAAAGATACTCAGGCCCGCACCCATGCGGCGCTGTCAACCTTGGCTGAGGCCGTCTCGGATGGCGAACAGCTGGATCTGCTCAGTGCCCTACCAAAAGATCTCAGCCCATACGCAGTCTGGAAAGCAAACGCTAAACCGTCCTAA
- a CDS encoding carbon-nitrogen hydrolase family protein → MSVEAAVIQFAPTTDKAANLDTIRGYVMQAAEQGADIAVLPEYATYAKFGLDETYVETAEPLDGLSVSALRQLTEEHDIVLVAGVHEPDGNGRIFNTLVAMRNGEIEATYRKIHLYDAFGMRESDWVTPGSIEEPQLIDINGLRFGLQTCYDLRFPEVARMLVDAGANVLVTPAAWVPGPLKETHWMTLLRARAIENTAYVLGADQSAPVGIGHSAIIDPMGIPLALIGDEVGIARAQLNPERLETTRTTNPALTLRRFSTQPNH, encoded by the coding sequence ATGAGCGTCGAAGCGGCAGTCATCCAATTCGCGCCGACCACAGATAAAGCCGCGAACCTGGACACAATCCGAGGTTACGTGATGCAGGCCGCTGAGCAGGGTGCCGATATCGCGGTCCTGCCCGAGTACGCGACGTATGCGAAATTCGGGCTCGATGAGACCTACGTTGAAACCGCCGAACCACTGGATGGTCTGTCGGTCAGCGCGCTGCGGCAACTGACTGAAGAGCATGATATCGTTCTCGTCGCTGGCGTCCACGAGCCCGACGGCAACGGCCGGATTTTTAATACGCTGGTCGCTATGCGTAACGGTGAGATCGAAGCGACCTATCGCAAAATACACCTCTATGATGCTTTCGGAATGCGAGAATCCGACTGGGTCACGCCCGGAAGCATTGAAGAGCCGCAACTCATCGACATCAACGGGCTGCGGTTCGGCTTGCAGACCTGTTACGACCTCCGCTTCCCAGAAGTTGCGCGCATGCTGGTTGATGCTGGCGCCAATGTGCTGGTCACTCCGGCCGCGTGGGTTCCGGGGCCGCTTAAAGAAACTCATTGGATGACGCTGCTGCGCGCACGCGCCATTGAGAACACCGCCTATGTCTTGGGTGCTGACCAGTCAGCACCCGTCGGGATCGGCCACAGTGCGATCATCGATCCGATGGGCATTCCTTTGGCGTTGATCGGTGACGAAGTGGGCATCGCCCGGGCCCAGCTGAACCCAGAGCGCCTGGAGACCACTCGAACCACCAATCCCGCCCTGACCTTGCGTCGTTTCTCCACACAACCCAATCACTAA
- a CDS encoding response regulator transcription factor, protein MNRILIVEDEPRISSFLAKGLKAAGYTTLAVGTAAEGRAQAVTATFDLIILDLGLPDGDGYSVLSYIRSLGLDIPVIILTARNSVHDTVAGLQSGADDYMAKPFHFDELLARVQLRLRPAAQEAEVSILSHHGLELDLLRRVATVDGVEVDLSAREFELAETFLRHPGQALSREQLLSRVWGYDFDPGSNVVDVYVRYLRNKLGAERFETVRGVGYRLAARTEA, encoded by the coding sequence ATGAACCGCATCCTCATCGTCGAAGATGAACCACGGATCAGTTCATTTCTCGCCAAGGGGCTCAAGGCTGCCGGCTACACCACCTTGGCCGTCGGCACCGCGGCCGAAGGCCGAGCCCAGGCCGTCACCGCGACCTTCGACCTGATCATCCTGGATCTGGGCCTGCCCGACGGGGATGGCTACAGCGTGCTGAGCTACATTCGGTCGCTGGGCCTGGATATCCCGGTCATCATCCTGACCGCACGTAATTCGGTCCACGACACCGTGGCTGGTCTGCAGTCGGGCGCCGACGACTATATGGCCAAGCCGTTTCACTTCGACGAATTGCTGGCCCGCGTGCAATTACGTTTGCGTCCGGCGGCCCAAGAAGCCGAAGTCTCGATTCTGTCGCATCACGGACTAGAACTCGATCTGTTGCGCCGAGTCGCGACCGTCGACGGGGTCGAAGTGGATCTGTCGGCCCGCGAGTTCGAATTAGCCGAAACGTTTCTGCGCCACCCCGGCCAAGCACTGTCCCGGGAACAGCTACTGTCCAGGGTGTGGGGATATGACTTCGACCCGGGCTCCAACGTCGTCGATGTGTACGTCCGGTACTTGCGCAATAAACTTGGCGCCGAGCGGTTCGAGACGGTCCGCGGGGTCGGATACCGTCTCGCGGCTCGAACCGAGGCCTAG